From a single Bacillus pumilus genomic region:
- a CDS encoding L-lactate MFS transporter, translating into MNKSKNRWLIATSAVGIHLSIGSVYAWSVFTNPLHQAFQWSLTEISLTFSIAILFLGLSAAFMGHFVERYGPRASGLFSAIFFGIGMTGSGFAVHMSSLPLLYLFYGVLAGIGLGVGYIAPVSTLVKWFPDRRGLATGLAIMGFGFASLICSPIIQYLIEKVDIANTFYILGVSYFMIMVLSSLYLSPPTPDDVKKFDVLNTNQRKIPQDLSQLTANEAIKTRRFYYLWLMLFINITCGIAIISVASPLAQESVGFTAGAAATLVGILGAFNGLGRIGWASFSDYIGRPNTYTIFFSIQLIAFPLLPYLKDPLVFSIVMAIIYTCYGGGFASIPAYIGDLFGTKQLGAIHGYILTAWAAAGLAGPLFSSFIRDITGNYTQSLMVFSGLFFIAFIISLLIRKDIQQLRETNLTAASSARP; encoded by the coding sequence ATGAACAAATCGAAAAATCGCTGGCTCATTGCAACAAGTGCTGTGGGAATTCATTTATCTATTGGGTCTGTTTATGCTTGGAGTGTTTTTACGAATCCTTTACATCAAGCCTTTCAGTGGTCATTGACAGAAATAAGCTTAACCTTCAGCATTGCTATTTTATTTTTAGGATTATCTGCTGCGTTCATGGGACACTTCGTTGAAAGGTATGGCCCAAGAGCATCCGGGCTCTTTTCAGCTATTTTCTTTGGTATCGGAATGACAGGATCAGGGTTCGCTGTCCACATGTCTTCGCTTCCTCTCCTCTATTTATTTTATGGTGTACTTGCTGGGATAGGATTAGGGGTAGGTTACATTGCACCTGTATCAACTTTAGTGAAATGGTTTCCGGATCGAAGAGGACTTGCAACTGGCTTAGCTATTATGGGATTTGGATTTGCTTCTCTTATTTGCAGCCCAATTATTCAATATCTCATTGAAAAAGTGGATATCGCAAATACCTTTTACATTCTTGGGGTTTCTTATTTTATGATCATGGTGCTTTCATCTCTTTATTTATCACCACCAACTCCTGATGATGTCAAAAAATTTGACGTACTGAATACAAATCAAAGAAAAATCCCTCAGGATTTATCACAGCTTACAGCAAACGAAGCGATCAAAACACGACGTTTTTATTACCTGTGGCTAATGCTTTTTATTAATATCACGTGCGGAATTGCCATTATTTCAGTAGCATCTCCTCTTGCTCAAGAAAGTGTTGGATTCACTGCAGGTGCTGCAGCTACCCTTGTTGGCATTTTAGGTGCTTTTAATGGTTTAGGGCGGATTGGCTGGGCTTCCTTCTCAGATTATATCGGAAGGCCGAATACGTATACAATTTTCTTTAGTATCCAGCTCATTGCTTTTCCCTTACTCCCCTATTTAAAAGATCCGCTCGTCTTTTCAATCGTGATGGCGATCATTTATACGTGCTATGGAGGAGGATTTGCCTCAATTCCAGCCTATATTGGGGATTTATTTGGCACGAAACAACTTGGTGCTATACACGGTTATATTTTGACCGCATGGGCCGCTGCTGGTTTGGCTGGACCTTTATTTTCATCCTTTATTCGAGATATAACAGGTAACTACACGCAAAGTCTGATGGTGTTCTCTGGCTTATTTTTCATTGCTTTTATCATATCTCTTCTCATACGAAAAGATATTCAGCAGTTGAGGGAAACAAACCTTACTGCTGCTTCCTCAGCCCGACCTTAA
- a CDS encoding FdhF/YdeP family oxidoreductase has translation MGKTKHKGPIKLNKKPSPKLWASFAPMGLGKVKPKHIRDTMKVAWENKDNLPYAYRILTQGVCDGCALGVSGLYDQTLAGPHICTTRLNVLRLNTMPAIEPKWFEDIQQLKQMDSTSLRKLGRIPYPLIRKKGENAFTRISWDDALDQIAAKIKSIDKRHLAFYLTARGITNEVYYTAAKAARFIGTNHIDNASRICHSPSKTALKRSLGIGASSCNYSDWIGTDVLIFWGSVAANNQPVSTKYMYAAKKKGTKIIVINPYKEPAMEKYWVPSIPESALFGTKIADDFYQVNIGGDIAFMNGVIKHWFDMEQHAPHSALDHEFIQAHTTGIQDLKQHVEQLKWEDLEASSGLSKERMKEFATLLANANSGVFIWSMGLTQHRFATDNISQVANLAMLRGFIGRKHCGVMPIRGHSGVQGSGEMGADPFVLPGSDFDEENIERIEKVWGFDIPKWHGDTVGQSFEKMALPKEHPQKLKMLFTSGGNFLETMPNPDAIEKALSELELRVHQDIILNTSTLVDAEESVIVLPAMTRYEQPGGGTSTSTERMVYFSPEIEGPRIEEARAEWDIYIDLAKRVRPEDAELIHFETAEDIRREIAVANRNYDGIQHLRHKGDVFQWGGAWLCEDGECPTPDGKGHLLPAQLPQYRKTEGHFNITTRRGKQFNSMIYSEKDAFNGGKRHSILMNDEDAKELYVQEGDPVVLFNQYGSYQGVAQFGELKRGNIAVYWPEGNVLIPKGVYESYSQIPEYNTTAILEKAETFHARKDQHYVEKRIDELETTLN, from the coding sequence ATGGGGAAAACAAAACACAAGGGGCCTATTAAACTTAATAAAAAACCCTCACCAAAACTATGGGCCTCTTTTGCGCCTATGGGACTTGGAAAAGTAAAACCGAAACATATTCGAGACACGATGAAAGTGGCATGGGAGAACAAAGATAATCTCCCCTATGCATATCGTATTTTAACGCAGGGCGTGTGTGACGGCTGTGCCCTTGGTGTTTCAGGATTATATGATCAAACGCTCGCAGGACCTCATATATGCACCACAAGACTAAATGTACTTCGTCTTAATACAATGCCAGCTATTGAACCCAAATGGTTCGAGGATATTCAACAGCTCAAACAAATGGACAGCACCTCTCTTCGCAAACTTGGTCGTATTCCGTATCCACTGATTCGAAAAAAAGGTGAAAATGCCTTTACTCGTATTTCCTGGGATGATGCATTAGATCAAATCGCTGCTAAAATCAAATCAATTGATAAGCGGCACCTCGCTTTCTATTTAACGGCTCGAGGTATTACAAATGAAGTCTATTATACTGCTGCGAAGGCAGCACGATTTATCGGGACAAATCATATTGATAATGCTTCTCGTATTTGCCATTCACCGAGCAAAACCGCTCTTAAACGCTCCCTTGGCATAGGAGCCTCCAGCTGTAATTACAGCGATTGGATTGGAACCGATGTATTAATTTTCTGGGGATCTGTCGCTGCAAACAATCAGCCAGTTTCTACTAAATATATGTACGCGGCTAAAAAGAAAGGAACCAAAATTATCGTCATCAATCCGTATAAAGAGCCTGCCATGGAAAAGTATTGGGTTCCTTCAATTCCAGAAAGTGCTTTATTCGGCACAAAAATTGCAGATGATTTCTATCAAGTCAATATAGGCGGCGATATTGCGTTTATGAATGGCGTCATCAAACATTGGTTTGACATGGAACAACATGCCCCCCATTCTGCTCTTGATCATGAATTTATTCAAGCCCATACAACTGGCATACAGGATTTAAAGCAGCATGTCGAACAGTTGAAGTGGGAGGATCTTGAAGCATCATCAGGCTTGTCGAAAGAAAGAATGAAGGAATTTGCAACCCTTCTTGCAAATGCCAATTCAGGTGTTTTTATTTGGAGTATGGGTCTTACCCAGCACCGATTTGCAACTGATAATATCTCACAGGTTGCCAACCTTGCCATGTTACGCGGATTTATTGGCAGGAAACATTGTGGTGTCATGCCGATTCGTGGGCATAGCGGTGTCCAAGGTTCTGGGGAAATGGGTGCCGACCCATTCGTTTTGCCCGGCAGCGATTTTGATGAAGAGAATATTGAAAGAATCGAAAAGGTCTGGGGATTTGACATTCCGAAATGGCATGGTGACACCGTTGGGCAATCGTTTGAGAAAATGGCTTTGCCAAAAGAACATCCACAAAAACTGAAAATGCTGTTTACAAGCGGTGGAAACTTTTTAGAAACGATGCCAAATCCAGATGCGATTGAAAAAGCTTTATCTGAGCTTGAACTACGTGTCCATCAAGACATTATTTTGAACACCTCCACGCTCGTAGATGCAGAAGAATCGGTGATTGTTCTGCCTGCTATGACAAGGTATGAGCAGCCAGGCGGCGGAACATCAACTAGTACAGAACGCATGGTATATTTCAGTCCAGAAATTGAAGGACCTCGAATTGAGGAAGCGAGAGCAGAATGGGACATTTATATTGATCTTGCAAAAAGAGTCCGGCCTGAAGATGCTGAGTTGATTCATTTCGAAACAGCAGAAGACATTCGCCGTGAAATTGCGGTCGCCAATCGAAACTATGATGGCATCCAGCACTTGCGTCATAAAGGAGACGTTTTTCAATGGGGTGGCGCATGGCTTTGTGAAGACGGAGAATGTCCAACACCAGACGGCAAAGGCCATCTTCTTCCTGCCCAGCTGCCTCAATACAGGAAAACCGAAGGACATTTTAATATCACAACAAGAAGAGGAAAACAATTCAACTCCATGATCTATAGTGAAAAGGATGCCTTTAATGGCGGAAAACGTCATTCTATCTTGATGAATGACGAAGATGCAAAAGAACTTTATGTTCAAGAAGGTGATCCAGTTGTATTGTTTAACCAATATGGATCCTATCAAGGAGTGGCTCAATTCGGAGAGTTGAAACGTGGCAATATCGCTGTTTATTGGCCTGAAGGGAATGTTTTAATTCCTAAAGGGGTCTATGAAAGCTACTCACAGATTCCTGAATATAATACGACTGCCATATTAGAAAAAGCCGAGACCTTTCATGCAAGAAAAGATCAGCACTACGTCGAAAAACGAATTGATGAATTAGAAACCACTTTGAATTGA
- a CDS encoding VWA domain-containing protein encodes MKRNIVLTILASLVLLLSSPAHAVTQKQEPAHVVILLDLSGSMAQTVEGEKKIDIAKRSIQSFASILSEDTQVLLRVFGHEGTNKNAGKAVSCGSSEAVYGFGSYESSPFQQALNVYKPTGWTPLAKALTDTKQDFEDHQAEGKNIVYVVSDGEETCGGSPSQAAKELHEDGIDTIVNIIGFDVNEKEAKSLQSVAKAGGGQYQPAANAEELNHILQNEASAFGQ; translated from the coding sequence ATGAAGCGCAATATCGTATTAACCATTTTGGCTAGTCTTGTCCTGCTACTTTCTTCGCCAGCCCATGCTGTAACACAGAAACAGGAGCCAGCCCATGTGGTGATATTACTCGATTTAAGCGGAAGCATGGCACAAACAGTTGAAGGCGAAAAGAAAATTGATATCGCCAAACGTTCTATTCAAAGCTTCGCAAGTATTTTATCAGAAGATACTCAAGTACTGCTTCGTGTGTTTGGTCATGAAGGAACCAATAAAAATGCAGGAAAAGCAGTTTCTTGTGGAAGCTCTGAAGCTGTTTATGGATTTGGATCATATGAGTCTTCACCATTTCAGCAAGCACTGAATGTGTATAAGCCAACTGGCTGGACGCCGCTTGCAAAAGCATTAACAGATACGAAACAAGATTTTGAAGATCATCAGGCTGAAGGGAAAAATATTGTCTATGTCGTCAGTGATGGTGAAGAAACTTGTGGCGGAAGTCCTTCACAAGCAGCAAAAGAATTACATGAAGACGGAATTGATACCATCGTCAATATCATCGGCTTTGACGTGAATGAAAAAGAAGCAAAAAGTCTACAGTCTGTTGCTAAAGCAGGTGGTGGACAATATCAACCGGCTGCGAATGCTGAAGAATTGAATCATATTCTACAAAACGAAGCGAGCGCTTTTGGTCAGTAG
- a CDS encoding VWA domain-containing protein: MLKKVFTLVTLAVLTLSMSISSPVFAEASTVKKHNKDVRVTILLDASGSMARKVEGERKFDLAKEEVFKFAQSLPKDAKIRMSLFGSEGNNKNSGKAQSCEVIRGVYGVQPYEKESFENSLNGLGPNGWTPIARALENAKQADEQLNKGTKHIVYLITDGEETCGGDPVKVAKELHNSKGSTVVNVIGLDFNDGYEGQLKQVAKAGKGHYYQASTGKEMGSILSAESLKLHE, translated from the coding sequence ATGTTGAAAAAAGTATTTACTCTCGTAACCTTAGCTGTATTGACATTATCTATGTCAATCTCTTCACCAGTATTTGCAGAAGCATCTACAGTCAAAAAACATAACAAAGATGTAAGAGTCACAATCTTACTTGATGCAAGTGGAAGCATGGCAAGAAAAGTAGAGGGAGAACGCAAATTTGATCTCGCAAAAGAAGAAGTATTTAAATTTGCTCAGTCACTTCCAAAAGACGCTAAAATTCGTATGAGCTTGTTTGGCTCTGAAGGAAACAACAAAAATTCAGGTAAAGCTCAATCATGTGAAGTCATTAGAGGCGTTTATGGCGTACAGCCTTACGAAAAAGAAAGCTTTGAAAACTCTTTAAACGGACTTGGACCAAATGGTTGGACACCAATTGCACGTGCTCTTGAAAATGCAAAGCAAGCGGATGAGCAGCTTAACAAAGGCACAAAACATATTGTATACCTAATCACTGATGGTGAAGAAACTTGTGGCGGAGATCCAGTAAAAGTAGCAAAAGAATTGCATAACTCAAAAGGATCAACTGTTGTTAATGTGATCGGATTAGACTTTAACGATGGCTATGAAGGTCAATTGAAGCAAGTAGCCAAAGCTGGTAAAGGCCATTACTATCAGGCAAGCACTGGTAAAGAAATGGGTTCTATCTTGTCAGCAGAATCGTTAAAATTACACGAATAA
- the spoIID gene encoding stage II sporulation protein D: protein MKPMIWTIAGICIIILMIPTLLVLPTFQGKSEASQHVAAEPSVKKEVKGTVQLKQSPVAIPVYRSAHQQVENIPLEEYVIGVVASEMPADFEMEALKAQALAARTYIVRQMIIDKTVKSPKGSLVDDTQMFQVYKNKQELKKIWGKAYNWKLKKVTEAVASTQGKVLTYDEKPIDALFFSTSNGKTENAEAYWKNAIPYLKSVSSKWDEKSPKFQNKKTISVSEFQQKLGVTLTQQNQVGQIEERTPGNQVAKAVINGKTLTGRDIRESLGLHSADFTWERQGQQIVITTKGYGHGVGMSQYGAHYMAQSGKKVDAIVKHYYKGIQIESADRFLNTYMAKK from the coding sequence ATGAAACCAATGATATGGACAATTGCAGGAATATGCATCATCATTTTAATGATTCCCACTTTACTTGTGTTGCCGACGTTTCAAGGGAAGTCGGAGGCAAGCCAGCATGTAGCTGCGGAGCCATCAGTTAAAAAAGAAGTGAAGGGTACAGTTCAATTGAAGCAATCACCCGTCGCCATCCCCGTCTATCGTTCAGCGCATCAACAGGTAGAAAACATCCCCTTAGAAGAGTATGTCATCGGTGTTGTAGCGTCTGAAATGCCAGCTGATTTTGAAATGGAAGCACTCAAGGCACAGGCACTCGCCGCAAGAACGTATATTGTCAGACAAATGATCATCGATAAGACCGTCAAATCACCCAAGGGCTCTCTTGTAGATGATACCCAAATGTTCCAAGTGTATAAAAACAAGCAGGAACTCAAGAAAATTTGGGGGAAAGCGTACAATTGGAAGTTGAAAAAAGTCACAGAAGCTGTCGCTAGCACACAAGGAAAAGTGTTGACTTATGACGAGAAACCAATTGATGCCTTATTCTTTTCAACAAGTAACGGAAAAACGGAGAATGCTGAAGCTTATTGGAAAAACGCAATCCCCTATTTGAAAAGTGTCTCAAGTAAATGGGACGAAAAATCGCCAAAATTTCAAAATAAGAAAACCATCTCAGTTAGTGAATTTCAGCAAAAATTAGGTGTGACGCTCACCCAGCAGAATCAAGTAGGACAGATTGAAGAACGGACACCAGGAAATCAAGTAGCGAAAGCCGTGATCAACGGTAAAACACTGACAGGCAGAGACATTCGAGAATCATTAGGGCTTCATTCAGCCGACTTTACATGGGAACGACAGGGCCAGCAAATTGTCATTACGACAAAAGGGTATGGCCATGGTGTAGGAATGAGTCAGTATGGTGCCCATTATATGGCGCAGTCGGGTAAAAAAGTAGATGCCATCGTGAAACATTATTATAAAGGGATTCAAATTGAATCGGCGGATCGTTTTCTCAACACATATATGGCGAAAAAATAA
- the murA gene encoding UDP-N-acetylglucosamine 1-carboxyvinyltransferase: MEKIIVRGGQKLNGTVKVEGAKNAVLPVIAASLLASTEKSVICDVPTLSDVYTINEVLRHLGAEVQFENNEVSVDASHALATEAPFEYVRKMRASVLVMGPLLARTGHARVALPGGCAIGSRPIDQHLKGFEAMGAKIQVGNGFIEAEVNGRLKGAKIYLDFPSVGATENIIMAAALAEGTTILENVAKEPEIVDLANYINAMGGKVRGAGTGTIKIEGVETLHGAKHNIIPDRIEAGTFMVAAAITQGNVLVKGAVPEHMTSLVAKMEEMGIQIIEEEEGLRVIGPSELKPIDLKTMPHPGFPTDMQSQMMALLLRANGTSMITETVFENRFMHAEEFRRMNGDIKIEGRSVIINGPVQLQGAEVSATDLRAGAALVLAGLVAEGHTRVTELKHIDRGYVNFHQKLAAIGADIERVNDEAADVTQEQVVSDLNA, translated from the coding sequence TTGGAAAAAATCATCGTCCGCGGCGGTCAAAAGTTAAACGGCACAGTTAAAGTAGAAGGCGCAAAAAATGCCGTTTTACCAGTTATCGCTGCATCTTTGTTAGCAAGTACAGAAAAAAGCGTAATTTGTGATGTACCTACGCTCTCCGATGTATATACAATCAATGAAGTGTTACGTCATTTAGGAGCAGAAGTACAATTTGAAAATAACGAAGTATCAGTAGATGCATCTCATGCACTAGCAACTGAGGCTCCGTTTGAGTACGTCCGTAAAATGCGAGCATCTGTGCTTGTCATGGGACCACTTTTAGCAAGAACAGGTCATGCAAGAGTTGCATTACCTGGAGGTTGTGCAATTGGTTCTAGACCAATTGACCAGCATTTAAAAGGCTTTGAAGCAATGGGAGCTAAAATTCAAGTAGGAAATGGTTTCATCGAGGCTGAAGTAAACGGCCGTTTAAAAGGTGCAAAAATCTATTTGGATTTCCCAAGTGTAGGTGCAACTGAAAACATCATCATGGCAGCAGCATTAGCTGAAGGAACAACGATTTTAGAAAACGTAGCAAAAGAACCTGAAATTGTTGATTTGGCAAACTACATCAATGCCATGGGCGGTAAGGTTCGCGGAGCTGGTACTGGTACAATCAAAATCGAAGGTGTGGAAACACTTCACGGTGCAAAACACAACATCATCCCTGACAGAATTGAAGCAGGTACTTTCATGGTGGCAGCAGCTATTACACAAGGAAATGTTCTTGTAAAAGGCGCTGTGCCAGAACACATGACTTCACTTGTTGCAAAAATGGAAGAAATGGGTATTCAGATCATTGAAGAAGAAGAAGGTTTAAGAGTCATTGGACCATCTGAGCTCAAGCCAATCGATCTAAAAACAATGCCGCATCCTGGTTTCCCAACGGATATGCAGTCTCAGATGATGGCGCTATTGCTTCGTGCGAACGGAACAAGCATGATCACAGAAACGGTGTTTGAAAACCGCTTTATGCATGCTGAAGAATTCCGCCGCATGAATGGCGATATTAAAATTGAGGGACGCTCTGTGATTATCAACGGGCCGGTTCAACTTCAAGGTGCTGAAGTATCAGCGACTGATTTAAGAGCAGGAGCAGCACTTGTACTTGCTGGATTAGTGGCAGAAGGTCATACACGTGTCACCGAGTTGAAGCATATCGACCGTGGTTATGTGAACTTCCACCAAAAGCTTGCAGCAATTGGTGCAGATATTGAAAGAGTAAACGATGAAGCAGCAGATGTGACACAAGAACAAGTTGTATCAGATCTGAACGCGTAA
- a CDS encoding YwmB family TATA-box binding protein: MKKYLKGWPLFAFILFFVLMIQGVRAEESSPLAQIAEGLKNQQIKVDGWTLHAKTNVDISSEQFSKKVKRLKDELRQYEWTEKKEKHVSKVTGIYKDEKNDTLSKILLVKTDTKSNQKSYLLYEQKGARPLNTWEHTYDQFVRHAKSILQEKFVIFTCLDGHVNGMMDVVLQKKAETLANEFQAKPVEYLVESNFVSLSAYTDKWEQFIMTSNDKMNVQIAIRSSEMNENHTITVGTPIVTTEY, encoded by the coding sequence GTGAAAAAGTATTTAAAAGGTTGGCCATTATTTGCGTTTATTCTTTTTTTTGTTCTGATGATTCAAGGTGTTCGTGCGGAAGAATCATCTCCGCTTGCCCAAATAGCTGAAGGTCTAAAAAACCAGCAAATCAAAGTTGATGGATGGACCCTTCACGCCAAAACAAATGTAGACATTTCATCCGAACAATTTTCAAAAAAAGTGAAACGTTTGAAAGACGAACTACGACAGTATGAGTGGACCGAAAAAAAAGAGAAACATGTCTCCAAAGTCACAGGAATTTACAAAGATGAAAAAAATGATACATTATCGAAAATTTTACTCGTGAAGACCGACACAAAATCCAATCAAAAGTCGTATTTATTATATGAGCAAAAAGGTGCTCGCCCACTGAATACCTGGGAACATACATATGATCAGTTCGTACGTCATGCAAAAAGCATATTACAAGAAAAATTTGTGATTTTTACTTGTCTCGATGGTCATGTAAATGGTATGATGGATGTTGTTTTGCAAAAAAAAGCTGAAACGTTAGCAAATGAATTTCAAGCAAAACCAGTTGAGTATCTCGTTGAGTCTAATTTTGTGTCGCTTTCCGCTTACACAGATAAGTGGGAACAGTTCATTATGACTTCAAATGATAAAATGAATGTTCAAATTGCCATCAGAAGTTCGGAAATGAACGAAAATCATACGATTACGGTTGGCACACCAATCGTAACGACTGAATATTAA
- a CDS encoding DUF1146 family protein, whose protein sequence is MEDVGQQAIVSIVIHLFFIAITWWALLGVNIDPLIKKGKIVQARLLMMLITIAIASAVSNFFLDYLNFSKQIPYMF, encoded by the coding sequence ATGGAAGACGTAGGACAACAAGCAATTGTGAGTATTGTGATCCACCTATTTTTTATTGCGATTACATGGTGGGCATTGCTTGGCGTAAATATTGATCCACTGATTAAAAAAGGGAAAATCGTTCAAGCAAGGTTGCTGATGATGCTGATTACCATTGCCATCGCATCTGCGGTCAGCAATTTCTTCCTTGATTATTTAAATTTCTCCAAACAAATTCCTTATATGTTCTAG
- a CDS encoding F0F1 ATP synthase subunit epsilon, with protein MKTVQVNIVTPDGPVYQADVEMVSVRAESGELGILAGHVPMVAPLKIGAVRLKHSGSTELVAVSGGFVEVRPEQVTILAQAAETSDKVDVDRAKSAKQRAEEHLNHPNESDVRRAELALKRALNRLNVAGK; from the coding sequence ATGAAGACCGTTCAAGTCAATATCGTTACTCCCGACGGCCCAGTGTATCAAGCGGATGTGGAAATGGTCAGTGTCAGAGCAGAAAGCGGTGAGCTTGGTATTTTAGCTGGCCACGTTCCAATGGTTGCTCCGCTAAAAATCGGTGCAGTTCGCTTAAAACATAGTGGATCAACTGAATTGGTTGCAGTAAGTGGCGGATTTGTTGAAGTTCGCCCTGAACAAGTAACGATTCTTGCTCAGGCCGCTGAAACATCAGACAAAGTTGATGTCGATCGTGCTAAATCAGCGAAACAGCGTGCTGAAGAGCATTTGAACCACCCGAATGAAAGTGATGTACGCCGGGCGGAACTCGCATTAAAACGGGCGTTAAACCGTTTAAATGTAGCAGGGAAATAA
- the atpD gene encoding F0F1 ATP synthase subunit beta, with protein MKTGRISQIMGPVVDVRFEDGHLPEIYNAIRVSHKAESESEVDIDLTLEVALHLGDDTVRTIAMASTDGVKRGMEAVDLGKPISVPVGNVTLGRVFNVLGDNIDLDEPLGVEAQRDPIHRQAPSFDQLSTEVEILETGIKVVDLLAPYIKGGKIGLFGGAGVGKTVLIQELINNIAQEHGGISVFAGVGERTREGNDLYYEMKDSGVIEKTAMVFGQMNEPPGARMRVALTGLTMAEHFRDEQGQDVLFFIDNIYRFTQAGSEVSALLGRMPSAVGYQPTLATEMGQLQERITSTNVGSVTSIQAIYVPADDYTDPAPATTFAHLDATTNLERKLTEMGIYPAVDPLASTSRALAPEIVGEEHYAIAREVQQTLQRYKELQDIIAILGMDELSEDDKLVVHRARRVQFFLSQNFHVAEQFTGQKGSYVPLKETVKGFKEILSGKYDHLPEDAFRLVGRIEEVVEKAKEMGVEA; from the coding sequence ATGAAAACAGGACGCATCAGTCAGATCATGGGACCAGTCGTAGACGTTCGTTTTGAAGACGGTCACTTGCCTGAGATTTATAATGCGATCAGAGTTTCGCATAAAGCGGAAAGTGAAAGTGAAGTTGATATCGACTTAACTTTAGAAGTAGCACTACATTTAGGTGACGATACAGTGAGAACTATCGCAATGGCTTCAACAGACGGTGTGAAGCGCGGTATGGAAGCTGTAGACCTTGGAAAACCAATTTCAGTACCAGTTGGGAATGTTACACTTGGACGTGTATTCAACGTACTGGGAGATAACATTGATTTAGATGAGCCACTTGGTGTGGAAGCTCAAAGAGATCCAATCCACAGACAAGCGCCTTCTTTTGATCAACTTTCTACAGAAGTTGAAATTCTTGAAACAGGTATCAAAGTTGTTGACCTTCTTGCTCCTTATATCAAAGGTGGAAAAATCGGTCTATTCGGTGGAGCTGGTGTAGGTAAAACCGTTCTGATTCAAGAATTGATCAACAACATCGCGCAAGAACACGGCGGTATTTCTGTATTCGCTGGGGTTGGAGAGCGTACACGTGAAGGAAACGACCTTTACTACGAAATGAAAGATTCTGGCGTTATCGAAAAGACAGCCATGGTCTTCGGACAAATGAACGAGCCACCTGGTGCACGTATGCGTGTTGCTCTAACTGGTTTGACAATGGCAGAGCATTTCCGTGATGAACAAGGTCAAGATGTATTGTTCTTCATCGATAACATCTATCGTTTTACACAAGCAGGTTCTGAAGTATCAGCCCTTCTTGGACGTATGCCTTCAGCGGTAGGTTATCAGCCGACACTTGCAACAGAAATGGGTCAGCTGCAAGAGCGTATCACATCTACAAACGTAGGATCTGTTACATCGATTCAAGCGATCTATGTACCTGCGGATGACTATACGGATCCAGCTCCAGCAACAACGTTCGCTCACCTTGATGCGACGACAAACCTTGAGCGTAAGCTGACTGAAATGGGTATTTACCCAGCGGTTGATCCTCTTGCTTCAACATCTCGTGCACTTGCACCTGAGATCGTTGGCGAAGAGCATTATGCCATTGCACGTGAAGTGCAACAAACATTGCAGCGTTATAAAGAGCTACAAGATATCATTGCCATTTTAGGTATGGATGAATTATCTGAGGACGATAAGCTTGTGGTACACAGAGCGCGTCGTGTTCAATTCTTCCTATCTCAAAACTTCCACGTAGCAGAGCAGTTCACTGGCCAAAAGGGTTCTTATGTGCCATTGAAAGAAACTGTTAAAGGCTTCAAGGAAATCTTATCTGGTAAATACGATCATCTTCCTGAAGATGCATTCCGCTTAGTTGGACGCATTGAAGAAGTGGTTGAAAAAGCCAAAGAGATGGGTGTAGAGGCCTAA